The following proteins come from a genomic window of Miscanthus floridulus cultivar M001 chromosome 2, ASM1932011v1, whole genome shotgun sequence:
- the LOC136539750 gene encoding acetyl-CoA acetyltransferase 2-like isoform X1 — translation MASDGIAPRDVCVVGVARTPMGGFLGALSSLPATKLGSIAIQAALERANVDPALVQEVYFGNVLSANLGQAPARQAALGAGIPNSVVCTTVNKVCASGMKATMFAVQSIQLGINDIVVAGGMESMSNAPKYIAEARKGSRFGHDTLVDAMLKDGLWDVYNDCAMGMCAELCADNHALTREDQDAFAIQSNERGIAARDSGAFTWEIVPVQVPVGRGKPPTLIDKDESLDKFDPVKLKKLRPSFKENGGTVTAGNASSIRINVHGGAVSLGHPLGCSGARILVTLIGVLRAKSGKIGVAGVCNGGGGASALVLELA, via the exons ATGGCTTCCGACGGCATCGCCCCCAGAG ATGTATGTGTTGTCGGGGTCGCACGCACCCCTATGGGTGGTTTCCTTGGTGCCTTGTCTTCCTTGCCTGCTACAAAACTTGGCTCCATAGCAATTCAAG CTGCTCTGGAAAGAGCAAATGTGGATCCAGCCCTCGTGCAGGAGGTCTACTTTGGAAATGTCTTGAGTGCTAATTTGGGACAAGCTCCCGCAAGGCAAGCTGCTCTGGGTGCCGGGATACCAAACTCTGTTGTTTGCACCACTGTTAACAAAGTCTGCGCATCTGGCATGAAAG CTACTATGTTTGCAGTACAGTCAATTCAATTGGGTATCAATGATATTGTTGTGGCAGGTGGCATGGAAAGCATGTCCAATGCCCCAAAGTACATTGCTGAAGCTAG GAAGGGGTCTCGTTTTGGTCATGACACACTTGTTGACGCCATGCTTAAGGATGGGCTTTGGGATGTATACAATGATTGTGCCATGGGAATGTGTGCCGAGCTTTGTGCTGACAATCATGCCCTCACAAGAGAAGACCAG GATGCATTTGCTATCCAAAGCAACGAGCGTGGAATTGCTGCTCGCGACAGTGGTGCTTTTACATGGGAGATCGTCCCG GTTCAAGTTCCTGTTGGTAGAGGAAAACCCCCAACACTCATTGACAAAGATGAAAGCCTGGATAAG TTTGACCCAGTAAAACTAAAGAAACTTCGCCCAAGTTTCAAGGAGAATGGTGGTACAGTTACAGCTGGAAATGCTTCTAGTATAAGGATTAATGTTCATGGAGGAGCTGTATCTTTAGGACATCCTCTCGGGTGCAGTGGTGCTCGCATTTTGGTTACCCTTATTGGT GTTCTCAGGGCGAAGAGTGGCAAGATCGGAGTTGCTGGTGTTTGCAATGGTGGAGGCGGAGCATCAGCTCTTGTTCTCGAGCTCGCATAA
- the LOC136539750 gene encoding acetyl-CoA acetyltransferase 2-like isoform X2 yields MASDGIAPRDVCVVGVARTPMGGFLGALSSLPATKLGSIAIQAALERANVDPALVQEVYFGNVLSANLGQAPARQAALGAGIPNSVVCTTVNKVCASGMKATMFAVQSIQLGINDIVVAGGMESMSNAPKYIAEARKGSRFGHDTLVDAMLKDGLWDVYNDCAMGMCAELCADNHALTREDQDAFAIQSNERGIAARDSGAFTWEIVPVQVPVGRGKPPTLIDKDESLDKVLRAKSGKIGVAGVCNGGGGASALVLELA; encoded by the exons ATGGCTTCCGACGGCATCGCCCCCAGAG ATGTATGTGTTGTCGGGGTCGCACGCACCCCTATGGGTGGTTTCCTTGGTGCCTTGTCTTCCTTGCCTGCTACAAAACTTGGCTCCATAGCAATTCAAG CTGCTCTGGAAAGAGCAAATGTGGATCCAGCCCTCGTGCAGGAGGTCTACTTTGGAAATGTCTTGAGTGCTAATTTGGGACAAGCTCCCGCAAGGCAAGCTGCTCTGGGTGCCGGGATACCAAACTCTGTTGTTTGCACCACTGTTAACAAAGTCTGCGCATCTGGCATGAAAG CTACTATGTTTGCAGTACAGTCAATTCAATTGGGTATCAATGATATTGTTGTGGCAGGTGGCATGGAAAGCATGTCCAATGCCCCAAAGTACATTGCTGAAGCTAG GAAGGGGTCTCGTTTTGGTCATGACACACTTGTTGACGCCATGCTTAAGGATGGGCTTTGGGATGTATACAATGATTGTGCCATGGGAATGTGTGCCGAGCTTTGTGCTGACAATCATGCCCTCACAAGAGAAGACCAG GATGCATTTGCTATCCAAAGCAACGAGCGTGGAATTGCTGCTCGCGACAGTGGTGCTTTTACATGGGAGATCGTCCCG GTTCAAGTTCCTGTTGGTAGAGGAAAACCCCCAACACTCATTGACAAAGATGAAAGCCTGGATAAG GTTCTCAGGGCGAAGAGTGGCAAGATCGGAGTTGCTGGTGTTTGCAATGGTGGAGGCGGAGCATCAGCTCTTGTTCTCGAGCTCGCATAA